Proteins from a single region of Alloscardovia omnicolens:
- a CDS encoding DUF262 domain-containing protein yields the protein MAEIKSVEDLLKMSLVIPDYQRPYKWGIQNVQDLISDISHSIAESDRYHKGFTYRIGTVILHKNKNENNEIVYEIVDGQQRIITLTLLKLCIDDNFSCTLLKKKFDNKDTQRNILRNYTFLRDWFSLNNSAKNEFKKAFSSILEVTVICVEKMSEAFQLFDSQNTRGKELDPHDLLKAYHLREMKDSPYEMQHAVKKWEAKKTEDIRELFDFYLFPIWNWSYGFKSKTFTVKEIDTYKGITENTGYSYAKRVGKAMPCFQITEPFIAGEDFFEMVDHYLILLEDIKKEINDENNKKFAKINEVFDNKSFNKAGGFRYAKNLFYCALLCYYDRFHNFDEMAVKKLFIWAMMLRVDMKSLSFASVNCYAIGDPNKEYTNKIAIFQKIKLARTHNEISSLQIVLRRRNDGNWSELHHSLESIVSGEEVTNE from the coding sequence ATGGCTGAGATAAAAAGTGTAGAAGATCTTCTGAAAATGTCTTTAGTTATTCCGGACTATCAAAGACCTTACAAATGGGGAATTCAGAATGTTCAAGATTTGATTAGCGATATTTCTCATTCAATTGCGGAATCAGACAGGTATCACAAGGGTTTTACATACCGTATAGGGACAGTTATTCTACATAAAAATAAAAACGAGAATAATGAAATTGTTTATGAAATCGTTGACGGACAGCAGCGGATTATTACACTAACTCTTTTGAAGTTGTGTATTGACGATAATTTTTCATGTACTTTATTGAAAAAGAAATTCGACAATAAAGATACACAGCGCAACATTCTAAGGAATTATACCTTTTTACGTGACTGGTTTTCATTGAACAATTCTGCAAAAAACGAGTTTAAAAAAGCCTTTTCTTCAATTCTTGAAGTGACCGTAATATGCGTTGAAAAAATGTCTGAAGCGTTTCAGCTTTTTGATTCTCAAAATACCAGAGGAAAGGAACTTGATCCGCACGATTTACTCAAGGCGTATCATCTGCGGGAGATGAAGGATTCTCCATATGAAATGCAACACGCTGTCAAAAAGTGGGAAGCGAAGAAAACAGAAGACATCAGAGAATTATTTGATTTCTATTTATTCCCCATTTGGAACTGGTCTTACGGATTTAAAAGTAAAACGTTCACAGTAAAAGAAATCGATACATATAAAGGCATAACAGAAAATACAGGTTATTCTTACGCAAAACGTGTTGGAAAGGCTATGCCTTGTTTCCAGATTACTGAACCGTTTATTGCAGGCGAAGATTTCTTTGAAATGGTCGATCATTACTTGATTTTGTTGGAAGACATAAAAAAAGAGATTAATGATGAAAATAATAAGAAGTTCGCAAAGATAAACGAGGTCTTTGACAACAAGAGTTTTAACAAGGCAGGAGGATTTCGATATGCTAAGAATCTCTTTTATTGTGCACTGCTTTGCTACTACGATAGGTTCCATAATTTTGATGAGATGGCTGTTAAGAAACTGTTTATCTGGGCAATGATGCTAAGGGTTGATATGAAGAGTCTTAGTTTTGCAAGTGTTAACTGTTACGCAATTGGAGACCCAAACAAAGAATATACAAATAAGATTGCGATATTTCAGAAAATAAAACTCGCTCGCACACATAATGAAATTTCAAGTCTTCAGATAGTACTACGTAGGCGCAATGACGGAAATTGGAGTGAGCTGCACCATAGTCTTGAAAGTATTGTGAGTGGGGAAGAGGTAACAAATGAGTAA
- a CDS encoding DUF262 domain-containing HNH endonuclease family protein: protein MSNIEELHIIDGNNNLFNGKDKYIIPLYQRAYAWEDKQITQLIEDINDVSEDENYYIGSLIVAKREAGYEVVDGQQRLTSLYLLLNCLKTFKTEYEQLPQLNVEHTLTFDCRKKSNDTLEKISKLPQENGNNLDMGQIEEGIQSGINILNELIAQKDFDRDAFIKKLERVILYRIEMPEHTDLNRYFEVMNTRGEQLEQNDILKATLMGNLPEKEQSVFAKIWEACADMTGYVQMHVTKEVREKIFNAQWDGLPPKDWDYYVKEIGTDGERGAGHTIAEIIDGAVDVDDSDGDLDDETRVRFESIIDFPYFLLHTLKVLINTQEYDKSTISEVHMDDKKLNDSFDEVIKDVCGSDEKGGQYSKADFSRDFVMCLLRTRYLFDKYIVKREYTYEDLDGKWSLKSLRSDGKEKAQPYYKDTDFGEPTTQKNIMIQSALRVSYTSPRGMHWITRLLTWLSEDDCKHTSDNDIVNYSDEAEKVAIAAVKANFLNPCADDGKYAMGVGTPHIVFNYLDYLLWLDDQKSSDKKYSDFTFGFRTSVEHWYPQNPSEGTFGKWEDGVDQFGNLCIVQRRVNSKFSNMSPEAKKITFEDTISNGSLKLRKMSELTEAQGDMGASLYWKETACKEHEDEMIERLKEACGLGDVES from the coding sequence ATGAGTAACATTGAAGAGCTGCATATTATAGATGGCAATAATAACCTTTTTAATGGCAAAGATAAGTATATTATCCCTTTGTATCAGCGTGCATACGCTTGGGAAGACAAGCAGATTACTCAGTTGATCGAAGATATTAATGATGTTTCCGAAGATGAAAATTATTACATCGGATCATTGATTGTTGCAAAGCGGGAAGCAGGATATGAAGTTGTTGACGGGCAGCAGAGACTAACCTCGCTATATCTGCTGCTAAATTGTCTTAAAACTTTTAAAACGGAATACGAGCAGCTTCCTCAGTTAAATGTCGAGCATACATTAACATTTGATTGCCGAAAAAAATCAAACGATACCTTGGAAAAAATTTCTAAGCTTCCACAAGAAAACGGTAATAACCTTGATATGGGTCAAATTGAAGAGGGAATTCAGAGCGGAATTAATATTCTGAACGAACTCATAGCCCAAAAAGATTTTGATCGGGATGCTTTTATTAAGAAGTTAGAAAGAGTAATCCTTTATCGCATCGAGATGCCAGAGCACACAGATCTAAACAGGTACTTTGAAGTAATGAATACCCGTGGTGAGCAGCTTGAGCAGAATGACATTCTGAAGGCAACTTTAATGGGAAATCTGCCAGAGAAAGAGCAATCGGTTTTTGCGAAAATATGGGAGGCTTGCGCTGACATGACGGGGTACGTCCAAATGCATGTCACTAAAGAAGTGCGTGAAAAAATTTTCAATGCACAATGGGATGGACTACCGCCCAAAGATTGGGATTATTATGTGAAAGAAATAGGAACTGATGGTGAGCGAGGTGCAGGTCATACAATTGCTGAAATTATCGATGGGGCAGTTGATGTAGACGATAGCGATGGGGATCTTGATGACGAAACTCGCGTCAGGTTTGAAAGTATTATTGACTTTCCCTATTTTTTGCTCCACACCTTAAAAGTTTTGATTAATACGCAAGAATATGACAAATCCACAATTAGTGAAGTACACATGGATGATAAAAAACTCAATGATAGTTTTGATGAAGTCATTAAGGATGTATGCGGTTCTGACGAAAAAGGAGGACAATATAGCAAAGCTGATTTTTCACGCGATTTTGTTATGTGTCTACTAAGAACACGCTATTTGTTCGACAAGTATATAGTTAAGCGAGAATATACATACGAAGATCTTGATGGAAAGTGGAGCCTGAAAAGCTTGCGTTCGGACGGTAAGGAAAAGGCTCAACCGTATTATAAGGATACCGATTTCGGTGAACCAACGACTCAAAAAAACATCATGATTCAGTCTGCGCTCAGAGTATCATACACATCGCCGAGGGGAATGCACTGGATTACTAGGTTGCTGACTTGGCTTTCTGAAGATGACTGCAAACACACGTCTGACAATGATATTGTTAATTATTCCGATGAGGCGGAGAAAGTAGCGATAGCAGCTGTAAAGGCAAATTTCTTGAATCCGTGTGCTGATGACGGTAAATATGCTATGGGTGTAGGCACGCCTCACATTGTGTTTAATTATTTGGATTATCTATTATGGCTTGACGATCAAAAATCCAGCGACAAGAAGTACAGCGATTTTACTTTTGGATTCCGTACTTCGGTTGAACATTGGTATCCACAGAATCCATCTGAAGGTACTTTTGGGAAATGGGAAGATGGAGTTGATCAGTTCGGGAATTTATGTATCGTTCAGCGAAGGGTAAATTCTAAATTTTCTAACATGTCACCGGAAGCGAAGAAAATCACCTTCGAGGATACGATTTCGAATGGCAGTCTGAAACTAAGAAAAATGAGCGAGCTTACGGAGGCTCAAGGAGATATGGGGGCAAGCTTATATTGGAAGGAAACAGCATGTAAGGAACATGAGGACGAAATGATTGAACGTCTGAAAGAAGCTTGCGGATTAGGCGACGTGGAAAGCTGA
- a CDS encoding SpaA isopeptide-forming pilin-related protein: MPGQKLIEKTGKHLPGSEWLVEGADGFSLKVVDNGDNDADPTPGSMRVDGLMWGKKKDTGAVWGTYTLTETKAPEGYAFDPNAAAAAKKTVHFDETTDFDKPIDLGAITNARKLGSARWTKVDASDSTLLPGSEWLVEGADGFSLKVVDNGDNDADPEQGAFLVNDLAWGTYTLTETKAPTGYQLADKPTNFDVKSTNLDVKLEPLSNTKTEVPEPPTKNEDKPKKTTPTKEKLPQTSDTSTLVIASVAVIALAFIASGADMRLRSAR, encoded by the coding sequence TTGCCTGGACAAAAGCTGATAGAGAAAACGGGCAAGCACTTGCCAGGCTCTGAATGGCTTGTTGAGGGTGCAGACGGTTTCTCACTCAAAGTTGTAGATAACGGCGACAACGACGCCGACCCTACTCCTGGCTCCATGCGTGTAGATGGTCTTATGTGGGGTAAGAAAAAGGACACCGGTGCTGTATGGGGAACCTATACTTTGACCGAAACTAAAGCTCCTGAAGGCTACGCGTTTGATCCGAATGCTGCAGCAGCTGCTAAAAAGACTGTTCACTTTGACGAGACAACAGACTTTGATAAGCCTATTGACCTTGGAGCTATTACAAACGCACGTAAGTTAGGATCTGCTCGATGGACAAAAGTAGACGCAAGCGACTCTACCTTATTGCCTGGTTCTGAATGGCTTGTTGAGGGTGCAGACGGTTTCTCACTCAAAGTTGTAGATAACGGCGACAACGACGCCGACCCAGAGCAAGGTGCTTTCTTGGTAAATGATCTTGCATGGGGAACCTACACCTTAACCGAAACAAAAGCACCAACAGGCTATCAACTTGCAGACAAGCCAACCAACTTCGACGTGAAGTCTACAAATCTTGATGTGAAGCTTGAACCTCTAAGCAACACGAAGACTGAAGTGCCTGAGCCACCTACCAAGAACGAAGATAAACCAAAGAAAACAACACCTACGAAAGAAAAGCTTCCGCAGACAAGCGACACCTCGACACTTGTTATTGCTAGTGTCGCAGTAATTGCTTTGGCATTTATTGCTTCTGGCGCTGACATGAGGTTACGCTCTGCTCGATAA
- a CDS encoding Rrf2 family transcriptional regulator has translation MDTKFSIALHILAYISEADAVVTSELLARSVGTNASHIRKIITLLKEADIVESNQGKKGIALKIPESKLTLDKVYSAVYPEKELLHIHDTANKDCPVGKNIKDVLLPIFEESEKQLMGNLRKKTLQSLIDDMYEIYNDSRK, from the coding sequence GTGGATACAAAATTTTCTATCGCGCTACACATTTTGGCGTATATCAGTGAAGCAGATGCGGTAGTTACTTCAGAGCTTCTAGCTCGCAGTGTGGGTACAAATGCTAGCCATATTAGAAAAATTATCACCTTGCTCAAAGAGGCGGATATTGTTGAAAGTAATCAGGGGAAAAAGGGTATTGCCTTAAAAATCCCAGAAAGTAAATTAACTTTGGACAAGGTATATAGTGCAGTATATCCCGAGAAAGAATTGCTTCATATTCACGATACGGCCAATAAGGACTGTCCTGTTGGAAAAAATATCAAGGATGTATTGTTACCGATTTTTGAAGAATCAGAGAAACAACTTATGGGGAATTTAAGAAAGAAAACCCTTCAATCATTGATTGACGATATGTATGAGATTTACAACGATTCACGTAAGTAA
- a CDS encoding NADP-dependent oxidoreductase has product MKAAQVEKYNKANISLKIVDVDTPSIGEKDVLIKVLAAGVNPVDNLISRGEVKMIVSYKLPLIAGNEVVGTVEKIGSQVSNFQVGERVFARLPLEKIGAFAQYVSVAEDALARVPAYLSDVEAAATPLTALTVMQAYELMRVEAGKTIFISGGTGGVGAMAIPIAKAKGLHVITNGSADNEERVKALGADQFIDYKTQYYASLLSDVDYVLDTLGGAQLEKQFSVLKKGGTLVSLRGMPNGAFAKRMGLPWWKQLLFSFAGRSVDAAAARYGVNYHFIFVQSNGQQLQEVADIFEQVKVKPSIDAVYPFEDINIALDKIANGHSKGKTVMTMEVK; this is encoded by the coding sequence ATGAAAGCAGCTCAGGTAGAAAAGTACAATAAGGCAAATATATCACTCAAGATAGTTGACGTAGACACACCGAGCATAGGCGAGAAAGATGTGCTCATAAAGGTATTGGCTGCGGGGGTAAATCCGGTTGATAACCTGATTTCACGCGGCGAAGTGAAAATGATTGTTTCATACAAGCTGCCGCTTATTGCGGGCAATGAAGTTGTGGGTACGGTCGAAAAAATCGGTTCACAAGTCAGTAATTTCCAGGTAGGCGAGCGCGTGTTTGCAAGACTACCGTTAGAAAAGATTGGTGCTTTTGCGCAATATGTTTCTGTAGCTGAGGACGCTTTGGCGCGCGTGCCTGCATATCTTTCTGATGTAGAAGCAGCGGCTACTCCTTTAACTGCTCTCACTGTTATGCAAGCGTATGAATTGATGCGTGTGGAAGCAGGCAAAACTATTTTTATTTCGGGTGGTACTGGTGGTGTTGGTGCTATGGCTATACCGATTGCAAAGGCTAAGGGTCTTCACGTCATTACTAACGGTAGTGCAGACAATGAAGAGCGTGTTAAAGCTCTTGGTGCAGATCAGTTTATTGATTATAAAACTCAGTATTACGCTAGCTTGCTGTCAGACGTCGATTATGTGTTGGACACACTCGGCGGCGCGCAGCTTGAAAAGCAGTTCTCTGTTCTTAAGAAGGGTGGCACTTTGGTTTCGCTGCGTGGAATGCCTAATGGTGCTTTTGCAAAACGTATGGGCTTGCCTTGGTGGAAGCAGTTACTCTTTAGTTTCGCAGGACGATCAGTTGATGCAGCTGCAGCACGTTATGGTGTGAATTATCACTTTATTTTTGTGCAATCAAATGGTCAGCAGTTGCAGGAAGTGGCGGATATTTTTGAACAAGTAAAAGTCAAGCCATCGATTGACGCTGTTTATCCGTTTGAAGACATTAATATTGCTTTGGATAAGATTGCCAACGGTCATTCAAAAGGAAAAACTGTAATGACTATGGAAGTAAAATAA
- a CDS encoding ClbS/DfsB family four-helix bundle protein, whose product MRVYGNKKELKSEINKSFEKYISEFDSIPESLKDKRVDEVDRTPAENLAYQLGWTTLLLRWEEDERKGLQVKTPSDEFRWNQLGQLYQWFSDTYACLSLEELKQRLRANITSINAMIDAFSDEELFQPHMRKWADEATKTAVWEVYKFIHVNTVAPFGTFRTKIRKWKKIVL is encoded by the coding sequence TTGCGAGTATATGGCAATAAAAAAGAACTCAAATCTGAAATAAATAAAAGTTTCGAAAAGTATATTTCTGAATTTGATAGTATCCCTGAATCTCTCAAAGATAAAAGGGTTGATGAGGTTGATAGAACGCCAGCAGAAAATCTTGCTTACCAACTTGGATGGACGACATTACTTTTGAGGTGGGAGGAAGACGAAAGAAAAGGACTTCAAGTAAAGACACCGTCTGACGAATTTCGATGGAATCAGTTGGGACAACTGTATCAGTGGTTTAGCGATACGTACGCTTGTTTATCGTTAGAAGAATTAAAGCAGCGGTTGCGAGCAAATATTACATCCATAAACGCAATGATTGATGCATTCAGTGACGAAGAGTTATTCCAACCTCATATGAGAAAATGGGCTGATGAAGCCACTAAAACAGCGGTATGGGAAGTGTATAAGTTTATTCACGTTAACACGGTTGCGCCTTTTGGAACGTTTAGAACAAAAATAAGAAAATGGAAAAAGATTGTGCTGTGA